From Deinococcus wulumuqiensis R12, one genomic window encodes:
- a CDS encoding NCS2 family permease — protein MPRELRAGLTTFLTMSYILFVNPQVLSAAIPVPNAFAQLLTTTAIAAAFGSLVMGLVAKYPYAQAPGMGLNAFFAFTVVLGMKVPWQTALGAVFISGVLFVLLSLFGARQAIVQAIPRSLKFAITAGIGAFLAFLGLKSAGVVVTNPATFVGLGNLTAPGAWLALLGLVVTAGLMVRRVTGAILWGILLTSAVAILLRLPVFAGGAEGALQAFPGFQGSLLGIFGAPVWPADLVGQLDIAGALGLGLLSVVFTFFFVDFFDATGTLTGLSQKAGFLDEQGNMPRARRLFAMDGLAAMFGALMGTSTTTAYIESASGIGEGGRTGLTAVTVGVLFLFSMLLWPLAAAIPGAATAPALILVGALMMEGMKQIDWEDLTESLPAFLTIIMMPLTFSIANGVSLGVIAYCLIKLLGGRGREISPLLYGLGALLLARYLWLSH, from the coding sequence GTGCCCCGCGAGCTGCGTGCCGGACTGACCACCTTCCTCACGATGAGTTACATCCTTTTCGTGAACCCGCAGGTGCTCTCGGCGGCCATTCCGGTTCCTAACGCGTTCGCGCAGCTCCTGACCACCACCGCCATCGCGGCGGCCTTCGGGTCGCTGGTGATGGGTCTGGTTGCCAAATACCCCTACGCGCAGGCGCCGGGCATGGGCCTGAACGCCTTTTTCGCCTTCACCGTCGTGCTCGGCATGAAGGTGCCCTGGCAAACGGCGCTGGGGGCGGTGTTTATCAGCGGCGTGCTGTTCGTGCTGCTCAGCCTGTTCGGGGCGCGGCAGGCCATCGTGCAGGCGATTCCGCGCAGCCTCAAGTTCGCTATTACCGCCGGAATCGGCGCGTTTCTGGCCTTCCTGGGCCTCAAGAGCGCGGGCGTCGTGGTGACCAACCCCGCCACCTTCGTCGGTCTGGGCAACCTCACGGCGCCGGGGGCCTGGCTGGCGCTGCTCGGCCTGGTCGTTACGGCGGGCCTGATGGTGCGGCGCGTCACGGGCGCCATTCTGTGGGGCATCCTGCTGACTTCCGCCGTCGCCATCCTGCTGAGGCTGCCGGTGTTCGCGGGGGGCGCGGAAGGTGCGCTTCAGGCGTTTCCCGGCTTTCAGGGGTCGCTGCTCGGCATCTTCGGGGCGCCGGTGTGGCCCGCAGACCTCGTCGGGCAGCTCGACATCGCCGGGGCACTGGGCCTGGGGCTGCTGAGCGTGGTCTTTACCTTCTTCTTCGTGGATTTTTTTGACGCCACCGGCACCCTGACCGGCCTCTCGCAAAAGGCGGGCTTTCTGGACGAGCAGGGCAACATGCCGCGTGCCCGCCGCCTCTTTGCGATGGACGGTCTGGCCGCCATGTTCGGCGCCCTGATGGGAACGAGCACCACCACCGCCTATATCGAGTCCGCCAGCGGCATCGGGGAAGGGGGGCGCACCGGCCTGACCGCCGTCACGGTGGGCGTGCTGTTTCTGTTTTCCATGCTGCTCTGGCCCCTGGCCGCGGCCATTCCCGGCGCCGCCACCGCACCTGCCCTGATTCTGGTCGGCGCCCTGATGATGGAAGGCATGAAACAGATCGACTGGGAAGACCTCACCGAGAGTCTCCCGGCCTTCCTGACCATCATCATGATGCCGCTGACCTTTTCCATCGCCAACGGCGTGAGCCTCGGCGTCATTGCCTACTGCCTGATCAAACTTCTCGGGGGCCGGGGCCGGGAAATCAGCCCGCTGCTCTATGGCCTGGGGGCGCTGCTGCTCGCTCGCTACCTCTGGCTGTCCCACTGA
- the pdxY gene encoding pyridoxal kinase, translating into MTSEAPSLSALLPLPALPRNLLSIQSWVSYGHVGNAAALFPLQRLGFEVWGVHTVQFSNHTGYGEWTGQVFEPGVIAELLDGIEARGVLPQCGGVLSGYMGSGGTVAAVVGAVTRVRQANPQALYCCDPVMGDVGRGVFVRPELPELIAAQAIPAADIVTPNQFELELLTGQKVETLADALAAAHALRERLCPGGPRLVLLTSLVRSDAPAGSIETLVVSGEGSWLCRTPLLPLNPPRNGTGDTIAALFYGQFLRTGSAEQALSLAMSALYAVLELTHRLGTREIQIVAAQAEFEQPRRRFAAERVE; encoded by the coding sequence GTGACTTCCGAAGCCCCTTCTCTGTCGGCCCTGCTTCCCCTTCCGGCCCTGCCCCGCAACCTCCTGAGCATTCAGTCGTGGGTGAGTTACGGGCATGTCGGCAACGCGGCGGCCCTCTTTCCCCTGCAACGCCTGGGCTTCGAGGTCTGGGGCGTGCACACCGTGCAGTTTTCCAACCACACCGGCTACGGCGAGTGGACCGGGCAGGTGTTCGAGCCGGGCGTCATTGCCGAACTGCTCGACGGGATCGAGGCGCGGGGTGTCCTCCCGCAGTGCGGCGGCGTACTCAGCGGTTACATGGGGTCGGGCGGCACGGTGGCGGCGGTGGTCGGGGCGGTCACGCGGGTGCGCCAGGCCAACCCACAGGCGCTGTACTGCTGCGACCCGGTGATGGGCGACGTGGGACGCGGCGTGTTCGTGCGCCCCGAACTGCCCGAGCTGATCGCGGCCCAGGCCATTCCCGCCGCCGACATCGTTACCCCCAACCAGTTCGAGCTGGAGCTGCTCACCGGGCAGAAGGTCGAAACGCTCGCAGACGCGCTGGCCGCCGCGCACGCCCTGCGTGAACGCCTGTGCCCCGGCGGTCCGCGCCTGGTGCTGCTGACCAGCCTCGTCCGCTCGGACGCTCCGGCGGGCAGCATCGAAACGCTGGTGGTGTCCGGCGAAGGGTCCTGGCTGTGCCGCACGCCGCTGCTGCCGCTCAATCCTCCGCGCAACGGCACCGGCGACACCATCGCCGCTCTGTTCTACGGACAGTTCCTGCGCACCGGCAGCGCGGAGCAGGCCCTGTCGCTCGCCATGAGTGCGCTGTACGCCGTTCTGGAACTGACCCACCGCCTCGGCACCCGTGAGATTCAGATCGTGGCGGCGCAGGCCGAGTTCGAGCAGCCCCGCCGACGCTTCGCCGCCGAGCGGGTCGAGTAA